In Anomaloglossus baeobatrachus isolate aAnoBae1 chromosome 3, aAnoBae1.hap1, whole genome shotgun sequence, one genomic interval encodes:
- the LOC142296509 gene encoding uncharacterized protein LOC142296509 has product MAYYNKEDFVRELLDLYQSLPCLWRIKSTEYSDRIKKQAAYAQLVDLFKKHSGGEAVDVKVVKKKIQGLRTVYKKEANKVDKSKKSGAGTDQVYVSPLWYFNLLEFTRDQELPRMMESSYQRNVDLEADIENDDIPIDDNTSAVVDNPQTDMVRPQLNENPTTSSEPIVEDNEAPAPSGEMRRRQLRKKKANTPVTSAEFYSLATQLLSQPKSTPVDSFAAFASDRLCKLDSTQREQAERLMLEVLRKAGRGELDDNDTICKKNQSHDSNTWIPRQPLQSTPNRMHPPRLQLDHPPQYPPPQYPPPQFPPPHYPRYSNDSFLSQLSSPTRPEYVHQYEDGH; this is encoded by the exons atggcttattataacaaagaagactttgtgcgtgagctgtTGGATTTGTAtcaatcactgccctgcttgtggagaatcaaatccacagaatattcagacagaataaaaaaacaagccgcctatgcccaactggtggatctttttaaaaaacacagtggaggcgaggcggtggatgtcaaagtagtaaaaaagaagatccaaggcttgaggactgtatataagaaagaagcaaataaggtggacaaatcaaaaaagtcaggggccggcactgaccaggtatatgtttctcccttgtggtatttcaatctcctggaattcacaagggaccaggagctaccacgaatgatggaaagctcctaccaaagaaacgtagacctggaagcagacattgaaaacgatgacatcccgatcgatgacaacacctccgctgttgtagat aaccctcagacagatatggtgaggccccaattgaatgagaaccccaccacatcgagcgagcctattgtggaggataatgaggcacctgcaccctctggtgaaatgcggcgaagacagttacgcaaaaagaaggccaacacccctgtgacatcggctgaattttattctttggcaacccaactgctatcacagccaaaaagcaccccagtcgatagctttgccgcatttgcatcggacagactctgcaaattggattccacacagagggagcaagccgaaagactgatgttggaagtcctaagaaaggcaggccgaggagaactggatgacaatgacacgatatgcaagaAGAACCAGTCCCATGATTCTAatacatggattcctcgccagcccctgcaaagtacaccgaacaggatgcatccaccacgcttgcagcttgaccaccccccacagtatccccccccacagtatccccccccacagtttccccccccacattatcccaggtattcaaatgattcatttttaagccaactgtcatctcccacccggcctgaatatgtccaccaatatgaagacggccactaa